The following coding sequences lie in one Oncorhynchus gorbuscha isolate QuinsamMale2020 ecotype Even-year linkage group LG10, OgorEven_v1.0, whole genome shotgun sequence genomic window:
- the slc66a3 gene encoding solute carrier family 66 member 3 — MESDKVLHIANFSTLFVCMVLKFPQIFVLMRAKSTTGVSLNSLLLELTGFIVFVTYQMYYDYPPPTYLEYPVLIAQDVILLLLILHYNGSLKQSLIYAVVFVGGWQLLTVQKWIIDLAMSLCTFISAGSKFAQLQCLWQSKDSGQVSALSWGMATYTCFARIYTTSVTTGDMQVLVRFIVMALLNSWVLATVLYYRKSAGEVQKKQD, encoded by the exons ATGGAATCAGACAAGGTACTACATATCGCTAACTTTAGCACACTGTTTGTGTGCATGGTGCTAAAGTTTCCGCAAATATTTGTTTTGATGCGCGCGAAATCGACAACGGGTGTCAGCCTCAACAGTCTTCTGCTGGAGCTAACCGG GTTCATTGTGTTTGTCACCTACCAGATGTACTATGACTACCCACCCCCAACCTACTTGGAGTACCCCGTCCTCATTGCTCAAG ATGTCATCCTCCTGCTCTTGATTCTACATTACAATGGCAGCCTGAAGCAGAGTCTGATCTATGCAGTTGT GTTTGTGGGAGGCTGGCAACTACTCACTGTGCAGAAGTGGATAATTGATCTGGCCATG aGCCTGTGTACATTCATCAGTGCTGGCAGTAAATTTGCCCAGCTCCAATGCCTGTGGCAGTCCAAGGACTCAGGGCAGGTTAGCGCCCTCTCCTGGGGTATGGCTACCTACACATGTTTTG CAAGGATTTACACCACCAGTGTGACAACTGGAGACATGCAGG TTCTGGTGCGATTTATTGTCATGGCACTGCTGAATTCATGGGTGCTAGCTACAGTCTTGTACTACAGGAAAAGTGCTGGGGAAGTACAGAAGAAGCAGGATTAA